From the Candidatus Krumholzibacteriota bacterium genome, one window contains:
- the trpS gene encoding tryptophan--tRNA ligase, which produces MPKKRVTSGMRPTGSLHLGNLLGALDNWVSLQDEYDCYFFIVDWHSLTTPGGGGAVGYENLDGLRDNINEIAIDWVSAGLDPDKCSIFVQSFVPEVAELNLIFSMVTPLGWLERNPTYKDMVKNYGIESPSYGLLGYPTLQSADILLYKGDLVPVGKDQEAHINMTKDLAARFNNLYGRDVFPLTKSLLTKVPKVPGIDSVDKKMSKSSGNHIALSLGEEETTKKIKSMFTDPVKIRKDDAGHPDGCVVFAFHKIYNNENLGGIRSECEAGERGCVDCKMQLAAKMNEALRPIREKRKYFEQKPEIITDILESGASNARRIAAGTLEEVKEAMKLPIRRGV; this is translated from the coding sequence ATGCCAAAAAAGAGGGTCACCAGCGGTATGCGGCCTACAGGCAGTCTCCACCTGGGGAATCTACTGGGAGCGCTTGACAATTGGGTTTCCCTGCAGGATGAATATGACTGTTATTTTTTCATAGTTGACTGGCATTCTCTAACGACGCCTGGAGGCGGCGGCGCTGTTGGATATGAAAATCTTGATGGTTTGAGAGATAATATCAATGAAATAGCGATAGACTGGGTTTCGGCGGGCCTCGATCCGGACAAATGTTCCATCTTTGTTCAGTCCTTTGTTCCTGAAGTAGCGGAACTCAACTTGATTTTTTCAATGGTTACGCCTCTCGGCTGGTTGGAACGCAATCCTACATACAAAGATATGGTAAAGAATTACGGGATAGAATCTCCGAGCTACGGACTACTTGGATATCCAACACTGCAGTCCGCGGACATTCTTCTCTATAAGGGAGATTTAGTGCCCGTTGGGAAAGATCAGGAAGCTCATATCAATATGACAAAAGATCTGGCCGCCAGATTCAACAATCTCTACGGCAGGGATGTCTTTCCCCTCACAAAATCACTTCTTACCAAAGTTCCGAAAGTGCCTGGAATTGACAGCGTAGATAAGAAGATGAGTAAGAGCTCCGGGAATCATATAGCTCTTTCCCTCGGGGAGGAAGAAACCACTAAAAAGATTAAGAGCATGTTTACAGACCCCGTTAAGATAAGGAAAGATGACGCCGGCCATCCTGACGGATGTGTTGTCTTCGCGTTTCACAAAATATATAACAATGAAAATCTCGGCGGTATACGTTCCGAGTGCGAAGCGGGCGAAAGAGGATGCGTTGACTGCAAAATGCAGCTCGCGGCTAAAATGAATGAAGCGCTGCGCCCGATAAGAGAAAAAAGAAAATACTTTGAACAAAAACCGGAAATAATCACCGATATTTTAGAATCCGGCGCGTCCAATGCCCGCCGGATAGCTGCAGGGACACTTGAAGAAGTAAAAGAAGCTATGAAACTTCCAATCAGGAGGGGTGTTTAA
- a CDS encoding aminoacyl-histidine dipeptidase — translation MSLNELKPAKLWEHFGKICEIPHCSGNEEELGNYLLSFAKEKGLEAEKDAAGNVVIRVPATEGHEDAPVVVLQGHLDMVCEKDNDADHDFAKDTIKTEIDGDWLTAKGTTLGADNGVGVAAALAVIDEDVTHGPLEILSTVSEEVGLIGAGKLEPGFLKGKTLMNLDSEELGAAYIGCAGGGDSVLRLPLEKTDTPSDLKGVSIRVTGLRGGHSGIDIIEQRGNGIKILTRILSKIFCEKEISITSIEGGKMRNAIPREAVALVAAQSSDIGEIEKIAKSEVETIAIELGGREKGLKVVVSSEEAPDKVVTKESQKTLLDLLTALPHGIEAMNYDIEGLVETSTNLATIKMDDNTAVIGTSTRSSIITALNALSARIGAVGRLAGAEVQEEAPYPGWMPDLDSKILGVVKDVHKREFGEEPEMKAIHAGLECGIIGEKFPGMDMVSFGPWIEHPHSPEERVNIPSVESFWKLLTAVLEEMA, via the coding sequence ATGTCATTAAATGAACTTAAACCGGCTAAGCTCTGGGAACATTTCGGGAAAATATGCGAAATTCCGCATTGTTCAGGTAATGAAGAAGAACTTGGCAATTATCTATTATCATTTGCCAAAGAAAAAGGCCTTGAAGCTGAAAAAGATGCGGCGGGCAACGTTGTAATCCGCGTACCGGCTACTGAGGGACATGAAGATGCGCCTGTAGTCGTTCTCCAGGGGCATCTTGATATGGTTTGTGAAAAAGACAACGATGCGGATCATGACTTCGCGAAAGATACAATCAAGACTGAAATCGACGGCGACTGGCTTACGGCTAAGGGTACGACACTGGGAGCTGACAATGGTGTCGGAGTAGCGGCGGCGCTTGCAGTAATTGATGAAGATGTTACTCACGGTCCTCTGGAGATACTCTCCACTGTAAGTGAGGAAGTTGGATTAATCGGCGCGGGCAAATTGGAGCCCGGATTCCTCAAGGGAAAGACATTGATGAATCTGGATAGCGAAGAGTTAGGAGCCGCTTATATCGGCTGTGCCGGAGGTGGTGACAGTGTTCTTAGACTGCCGCTTGAAAAAACCGATACACCGTCTGATTTGAAAGGAGTCTCTATAAGAGTAACGGGGCTTCGCGGAGGACACTCAGGAATAGATATTATTGAACAGAGGGGTAACGGTATTAAAATACTCACGAGGATCCTTTCAAAGATTTTCTGTGAGAAGGAAATCAGCATAACTTCCATTGAAGGCGGGAAGATGAGGAATGCCATTCCGAGGGAAGCGGTTGCTTTGGTAGCAGCTCAGAGCTCGGATATTGGAGAAATTGAAAAGATAGCTAAGAGCGAAGTTGAAACTATAGCTATAGAATTGGGGGGGCGCGAGAAGGGTCTTAAAGTCGTCGTCTCTTCAGAGGAGGCTCCTGATAAGGTTGTAACGAAGGAATCACAAAAAACTCTTCTTGACCTTCTGACTGCTCTTCCTCACGGCATCGAGGCTATGAACTATGATATAGAAGGGCTTGTGGAGACGTCAACCAACCTCGCAACCATTAAGATGGATGATAATACGGCCGTTATAGGTACATCAACACGAAGCTCGATTATCACAGCTTTAAACGCCCTGAGCGCGCGAATAGGCGCCGTCGGACGTCTTGCCGGTGCCGAAGTTCAGGAGGAAGCGCCTTATCCGGGGTGGATGCCTGATCTTGATTCAAAGATCCTCGGTGTAGTAAAAGATGTACATAAAAGGGAATTTGGAGAGGAGCCCGAGATGAAAGCTATTCACGCCGGTCTGGAATGCGGAATAATCGGCGAGAAATTCCCGGGTATGGATATGGTTTCATTCGGCCCGTGGATAGAGCACCCTCATTCACCGGAAGAGAGAGTTAACATCCCTTCCGTTGAGTCATTCTGGAAGCTTCTCACCGCGGTGCTCGAAGAAATGGCATAG